A part of Prolixibacteraceae bacterium genomic DNA contains:
- a CDS encoding DUF6444 domain-containing protein gives MNKVDRLEKENKALKEQVQSLLAKLDIVMSEVRALSEENAMLHAKVKTFEDQLSRSKKNSGNSSFPPSRDLSTVKKNQSLRKKSNKKSGGQLGHKGMTLFQDATPTDIESHHPLGKCSCGNTLNPEDAKLLCKRQVFDIPPVIDPICIEHRLYENRCSCGQIHKGAMPSNVNAPVQYGPNIRSLILT, from the coding sequence ATGAACAAAGTTGATCGTTTAGAAAAAGAAAATAAGGCATTAAAAGAGCAAGTACAATCTTTACTGGCAAAATTAGACATTGTTATGTCGGAGGTAAGAGCTTTGTCAGAAGAAAATGCGATGCTTCATGCTAAGGTTAAGACTTTTGAAGATCAACTATCACGTAGTAAGAAAAATAGTGGTAATAGCAGTTTTCCTCCATCTAGAGATTTATCGACAGTAAAGAAGAATCAATCTCTTCGCAAGAAATCTAATAAAAAATCAGGAGGTCAACTTGGTCATAAAGGCATGACTTTATTTCAAGATGCCACACCGACCGATATCGAATCTCATCATCCTTTAGGTAAGTGTAGTTGTGGAAACACATTGAATCCTGAGGATGCTAAGTTGCTATGCAAGCGTCAAGTTTTTGATATCCCCCCTGTTATTGACCCTATATGTATTGAGCATCGTCTTTATGAGAATAGATGCAGTTGTGGACAAATCCATAAAGGAGCTATGCCATCCAATGTTAATGCACCAGTTCAATATGGTCCCAACATACGTTCGCTAATTCTTACCTAA
- a CDS encoding polysaccharide biosynthesis protein — MKKKLHLWLAEHFVSRTLIFGIDIFLVLLSYVFVQVLWLWHTHVIISFSDSLFLIFSIIFSYGTMFCLFKSYAGIIRQSTFRDISLIFGATASAFVILLAISILSSLFGNNSAWTNTQLFVHSACSFMGLFMWRMAIKIVYYYGFGNRPKEFTKVAIYGAGAFGRTTLQVLKGSSKPVYEVVGYLDDNPSLKNKYVSNIPVLGGLDSILIIKELGVTEVVLSINKNVLSREMRQSITDGLINAGIQVKVAPETEKWMDGTFDVQQIQKVRIEDLLARNPIEVDMNRIATGLHHKIVMVTGAAGSIGSEIVRQLIRFDIKKLILIDQAESALYDLQQELRQKNIVIDVVSLVADASNEFRMNTIFKQYVPQVVFNAAAYKHVPLMEENPYEAIRVNIGACRVLSELAVKYNVEKFVMVSTDKAVNPTNVMGASKRICEMYVQALALRKDHRTSFITTRFGNVLGSNGSVIPLFEKQIAAGGPVTVTHKDITRYFMTIPEACQLVLEAGFMGRGGEIFLFDMGKPVKIYQMARKMIKLSGLEPNRDIKIEVTGLRDGEKLYEELLANEENTLPTHHKKITIAKVRTVDYSEVSARVKCLMDSLNVVSDITLVKQMKELVPEFVSNHSQYCTLDKPNKVDIRIGRREAFEKEAVNDEV; from the coding sequence ATGAAGAAGAAACTACATTTGTGGTTGGCTGAACATTTTGTCTCAAGAACTTTGATTTTTGGGATAGATATATTTTTGGTTTTACTCTCTTACGTTTTTGTTCAAGTTTTATGGCTTTGGCATACCCATGTCATCATTTCTTTTTCAGATTCTCTCTTTTTGATTTTTTCTATTATTTTTTCTTATGGTACCATGTTCTGTTTGTTTAAATCTTATGCTGGGATTATCAGACAGAGTACATTTCGTGATATAAGTTTGATATTTGGTGCCACTGCTTCTGCTTTTGTGATTCTCTTAGCCATTAGTATTTTATCCTCTTTGTTTGGCAATAATTCGGCATGGACCAATACCCAACTGTTTGTACATTCTGCCTGTAGTTTTATGGGACTCTTCATGTGGAGAATGGCCATTAAGATTGTTTACTATTACGGTTTTGGTAATCGACCCAAGGAGTTTACAAAGGTGGCAATATATGGTGCAGGAGCCTTTGGGCGTACTACATTGCAAGTGTTAAAAGGATCGAGTAAGCCTGTTTATGAGGTTGTGGGATATTTGGATGACAATCCTTCATTAAAAAATAAGTATGTATCTAATATTCCAGTATTGGGAGGACTCGATTCGATTTTAATTATTAAAGAGTTAGGTGTAACCGAGGTGGTCTTATCTATAAATAAAAACGTTCTTTCTAGAGAGATGAGACAATCCATTACAGATGGTTTAATTAATGCTGGTATTCAAGTAAAAGTAGCTCCTGAAACTGAGAAGTGGATGGATGGAACTTTTGATGTACAACAGATTCAAAAGGTTCGGATAGAGGATCTTCTTGCTCGAAATCCAATAGAAGTGGATATGAATAGAATTGCTACTGGTTTGCATCATAAAATTGTGATGGTTACAGGAGCCGCGGGATCTATTGGCTCAGAGATAGTTCGCCAACTGATACGTTTTGATATTAAAAAGTTGATTTTGATAGATCAAGCTGAAAGTGCTTTGTATGACCTTCAACAAGAGTTGAGACAGAAGAATATTGTGATTGATGTTGTGAGTCTCGTTGCAGATGCTTCCAATGAGTTTCGTATGAACACTATCTTTAAGCAGTATGTTCCTCAGGTTGTTTTTAATGCTGCGGCATATAAACATGTTCCATTAATGGAGGAGAATCCGTATGAAGCTATCCGCGTAAATATAGGTGCTTGTCGTGTTCTTTCAGAATTGGCAGTAAAATATAATGTGGAGAAATTTGTCATGGTATCTACAGATAAGGCTGTTAATCCTACCAACGTAATGGGTGCATCTAAACGTATCTGTGAAATGTATGTTCAGGCATTAGCCTTGAGAAAGGATCATAGAACTTCATTTATAACTACTCGTTTTGGAAATGTGTTGGGCTCTAACGGGTCTGTGATACCATTGTTTGAGAAGCAGATTGCTGCAGGTGGACCTGTAACGGTTACACATAAAGATATTACACGATATTTTATGACCATACCAGAGGCATGTCAGTTGGTGCTTGAGGCAGGTTTTATGGGTAGAGGTGGTGAGATATTCTTGTTTGATATGGGAAAGCCTGTGAAGATATATCAGATGGCACGTAAAATGATTAAGTTAAGTGGTTTAGAACCGAATAGAGATATTAAAATAGAAGTAACTGGCTTGCGTGATGGAGAGAAGTTGTATGAAGAACTTTTGGCAAATGAGGAGAATACTCTGCCTACACATCACAAAAAGATAACTATTGCGAAAGTACGTACCGTCGATTATAGTGAAGTCTCAGCTAGAGTAAAGTGTCTGATGGATAGCTTAAATGTTGTTTCGGACATCACTCTTGTTAAACAGATGAAAGAGTTGGTGCCTGAGTTTGTATCTAACCATTCTCAATATTGTACATTGGATAAGCCGAATAAAGTGGATATAAGAATTGGAAGAAGAGAAGCTTTCGAAAAAGAGGCGGTTAATGATGAGGTGTAG
- a CDS encoding IS1380 family transposase has translation MSTITKIGISRSKLSDRAGLSLIMNFIKNIGFYSLVSNKFLSKIAYSGYGLTLESFFCQMVAHFIDGTHSSICSFDRKKLSASYAPVIGIEKNELASSFQIKRFIVKLSQLSNSELSEILNELFIWRLLHEKPKVIVLGVDTMVMDNNYSEKKEDNKPTYKKVKGFQPLHISWENSLIDVLFRPGNHHSNHGNDYTERVKHIVDLIRSRYSESVPIIVCSDSGFLDEKAFNFFDQLNISFITTGKMYKDITSELEHIKRGDCEKYTNGTLQWDLYDFGNKLKSWSKFWRCIATSLSREEDGQRVLDLSGPDNLIYTNIGKNKISDERLKKADMSDILTAKGIVQLSHHRGADELIHRSLKELATTESLPFKKFNQNKVYYYILAMSHSLFEAYKNDISYDKISAKAYPNTFRRKLIDFAGEIVEGGRNTTLRIAKEVQEEFEIKELWERCLKPPIVLFTAA, from the coding sequence ATGTCAACGATAACAAAAATAGGTATTTCACGCTCCAAATTATCAGATCGAGCTGGACTATCACTGATTATGAATTTTATTAAAAACATTGGATTCTATTCCCTAGTATCAAACAAGTTTCTATCAAAGATCGCCTACAGTGGGTATGGTTTAACATTGGAATCATTTTTTTGTCAAATGGTCGCACATTTTATTGATGGAACTCACAGTTCAATCTGTTCCTTTGATAGAAAAAAACTCAGTGCATCATACGCACCCGTTATTGGTATTGAGAAGAATGAATTAGCCTCTAGTTTTCAAATAAAACGATTCATAGTAAAACTGTCACAACTATCAAACAGTGAACTGTCTGAGATTCTAAATGAACTCTTTATTTGGCGATTACTACATGAAAAGCCTAAGGTTATTGTTCTTGGGGTAGACACAATGGTAATGGACAACAATTATTCAGAGAAGAAAGAAGACAATAAACCGACGTATAAAAAAGTAAAAGGTTTTCAACCTCTTCATATATCATGGGAGAACTCCCTTATAGATGTCCTATTTCGTCCTGGTAATCACCACTCTAATCATGGCAATGACTATACCGAGAGAGTAAAACATATTGTAGATTTGATTAGATCTCGTTATAGCGAATCTGTCCCTATAATCGTTTGTTCAGATAGTGGTTTTCTAGATGAAAAAGCATTCAACTTTTTTGATCAGTTGAATATCTCTTTCATTACAACAGGAAAAATGTATAAAGACATAACCTCTGAACTAGAACACATTAAACGAGGTGATTGTGAGAAATATACTAATGGAACGTTACAATGGGATCTCTATGATTTTGGCAATAAATTAAAGAGCTGGAGTAAGTTTTGGCGCTGCATCGCAACTTCATTGTCTCGAGAAGAAGATGGTCAGAGGGTATTAGATCTGTCAGGTCCTGACAATCTGATTTACACCAATATTGGAAAAAATAAAATCTCAGACGAACGATTAAAAAAAGCAGATATGAGTGATATTTTAACTGCGAAAGGTATAGTTCAGTTATCTCACCATAGAGGTGCAGACGAATTGATTCATCGTAGCCTAAAAGAGTTGGCTACTACTGAATCATTGCCATTTAAGAAATTTAATCAGAATAAGGTCTATTACTATATTCTGGCAATGAGTCATTCACTTTTTGAGGCTTATAAGAATGACATTTCCTACGATAAAATATCGGCCAAAGCATATCCAAATACATTTAGAAGAAAATTAATCGATTTTGCTGGTGAAATTGTTGAAGGAGGAAGAAATACAACTTTAAGAATCGCAAAAGAGGTACAAGAAGAATTTGAAATTAAAGAATTATGGGAAAGATGTTTAAAACCTCCAATTGTATTATTTACAGCAGCTTAG
- a CDS encoding helix-turn-helix domain-containing protein, whose amino-acid sequence MKEFYIVTLLLLIWSVKGLPQPLFRHYTIENGLSHNEVRVIKRGKDGMMWFGSQNGLSSFDGYRFRIYKQGGENTICGDKIFSLTPSSNGNIWVGTTTGLCELNPVTGKATAFQDTFAIKTHLDNSIITSLLEDQNGYLWIGTIKGNYRYFKSNHTIEKVLEGKTIYSFNETKEGFLWICHNGGVDLLNSNDYRHIKHFSANIQRVYQDRYGLLWGIGGHGLYRFHSDRGVFEHINEVRHPLRKGFNSIAEDRNGNLFMGNYGGGLTIYAPKEGRSEYLFSRPSLQTSISSNDLYDIFTDEMGVVWIGTQEGLDYYDWSRQRFIKWEYNPDNPYGLDNSFIRSIFRDKKGCLWLGTRDRGLEQMDLNSSITAPTFTHLGIEAKKRGFSGHHIAEIMEDSKGRLWVATLDGGLNLLKPNQSKWKSFIHQSGSKQSIPSSATTSIIEDRTGRILLGTYRGLSILTQDDQGEFQFTNYASEEGKKHSLSGNSIFKVFQDHNGRIWIATNGSGLNLMHEEMDGRIWFEHFRHHPDDRTSLSNNEVFVIFEDSEVNLWIGTSGAGFNKVVESQDDNHITHYTFRSYTEKDGLPDNEVNGILEDDDGNLWISTNSGVSRFDPKTETFSNYSDYDGVLSGKFRKNSAWKDPDGKMFFGGTAGVNIFDPKDFPMQRTLNTPKITSLTIDDLHYRQGDTLNHCVVWGKNKNQQWFVTLPKTHNRFKIQISSMSFASCNRNKYAWRMPEVDTTWNYYQGNDPTISYANLSAGKYTLEIRCVDQDRYSDTLKLTVTITSHIFGAYVWFWMLGLLLLLAFILNLKKQKRNTPKDIVISPEEEELIVHLKKCMTDKELYLDVKLTLSDLAKEINVTPNQLSHLLNEVVGRAFYDFVNDYRIEEVKKRLVDPIYHHHTIISIAWDCGFNSKSAFNRIFKTNTGMTPSAFRRKYSVL is encoded by the coding sequence ATGAAGGAATTCTATATTGTTACACTATTACTCCTTATATGGAGTGTAAAAGGATTGCCACAGCCATTATTTCGTCATTATACGATTGAGAATGGTTTGTCACACAATGAGGTGCGTGTGATCAAGAGAGGAAAAGATGGAATGATGTGGTTTGGTTCCCAAAATGGGTTGTCAAGTTTTGATGGGTATCGATTCCGTATATATAAACAGGGGGGTGAAAATACAATATGTGGAGATAAAATATTTTCTTTAACCCCTTCATCTAATGGTAATATTTGGGTTGGGACTACTACTGGCCTTTGTGAGTTGAATCCTGTGACAGGTAAAGCGACAGCTTTTCAAGATACTTTTGCTATTAAGACACATTTAGACAACTCTATTATCACTTCTCTACTTGAAGATCAAAATGGTTATCTGTGGATTGGTACGATAAAAGGAAACTATAGATATTTCAAATCGAATCATACGATTGAAAAAGTTCTGGAGGGTAAGACCATCTATTCATTTAATGAGACCAAGGAGGGATTTTTATGGATATGCCATAATGGAGGGGTGGACTTATTGAACTCCAATGATTATCGACATATAAAACATTTTTCTGCAAATATTCAAAGGGTTTATCAAGATCGTTATGGTCTTCTCTGGGGGATTGGGGGTCATGGGCTCTATCGATTTCATTCTGATAGAGGTGTTTTTGAACATATTAATGAGGTGAGACACCCCTTGAGAAAAGGCTTTAATTCTATTGCAGAGGATAGGAATGGGAATCTCTTTATGGGTAATTATGGTGGTGGTTTGACCATTTATGCCCCTAAAGAGGGGCGTTCTGAATACTTATTCTCTAGACCTTCTCTACAGACTTCAATTAGTAGTAATGACCTCTATGATATTTTTACTGATGAGATGGGAGTTGTGTGGATAGGTACTCAAGAGGGATTGGATTATTATGATTGGTCACGCCAACGGTTTATTAAATGGGAGTACAATCCAGATAATCCTTATGGGTTAGACAACAGTTTTATCCGATCTATATTTCGTGATAAGAAAGGTTGTTTATGGTTGGGGACAAGAGATCGTGGGTTGGAACAAATGGATCTGAATAGCTCTATAACTGCTCCTACTTTTACTCATTTGGGGATTGAAGCAAAAAAGAGGGGATTTTCAGGCCATCATATTGCTGAGATCATGGAAGATTCAAAAGGACGCTTATGGGTAGCAACTCTTGATGGTGGACTAAACCTTCTCAAACCAAACCAATCTAAGTGGAAATCATTCATTCATCAAAGTGGTTCAAAGCAATCTATTCCAAGTAGTGCAACCACTTCGATAATCGAAGATCGAACTGGGCGTATCCTCTTGGGAACTTACCGTGGACTTTCCATCCTTACCCAAGATGATCAAGGAGAGTTTCAATTTACAAATTATGCTTCTGAAGAAGGAAAAAAACATTCGTTATCCGGTAATTCCATCTTTAAAGTCTTTCAAGATCATAATGGTCGCATATGGATTGCAACTAATGGTTCAGGTCTTAATTTGATGCACGAAGAGATGGATGGTCGGATATGGTTCGAACATTTTCGTCATCATCCCGACGATAGAACATCCTTAAGCAATAACGAGGTCTTTGTTATTTTTGAAGATAGTGAAGTTAATTTATGGATTGGTACTTCTGGAGCAGGTTTTAATAAAGTGGTGGAATCTCAAGATGACAACCATATAACACATTATACTTTTAGAAGCTATACTGAAAAAGATGGTTTGCCTGATAATGAGGTGAATGGTATTCTTGAAGATGACGACGGAAACCTGTGGATCTCTACCAATAGTGGTGTCTCTCGCTTTGATCCGAAAACTGAAACATTCTCGAACTATTCTGATTATGACGGGGTGTTAAGTGGTAAGTTTAGAAAAAACAGTGCTTGGAAAGATCCTGATGGCAAGATGTTTTTTGGAGGAACTGCAGGTGTAAATATTTTTGATCCCAAGGATTTTCCAATGCAGCGAACCTTGAATACTCCAAAAATCACCTCTTTAACTATTGATGATTTACACTATCGCCAAGGAGATACTTTAAATCATTGTGTGGTATGGGGGAAAAATAAAAATCAGCAATGGTTTGTAACCCTCCCTAAAACCCATAATCGTTTCAAAATACAGATTTCATCGATGTCTTTTGCCAGTTGTAATCGAAATAAATATGCTTGGAGGATGCCAGAGGTCGATACAACATGGAATTACTATCAGGGAAATGATCCGACCATCAGCTATGCAAATTTATCCGCAGGTAAATACACCTTAGAAATCCGTTGTGTCGATCAAGATCGTTATAGTGATACATTAAAATTGACAGTAACTATTACGAGTCATATCTTTGGTGCATATGTTTGGTTCTGGATGTTAGGCTTACTTTTATTGTTGGCATTTATCTTGAACCTGAAGAAGCAAAAACGAAATACCCCCAAAGATATAGTCATATCTCCAGAGGAGGAAGAGTTAATTGTCCATTTGAAAAAATGTATGACTGATAAAGAGCTTTATTTGGATGTCAAACTAACCCTTTCAGATTTGGCAAAAGAGATTAATGTTACCCCCAATCAGTTATCCCATCTTCTAAACGAAGTGGTCGGACGAGCTTTTTATGATTTTGTGAATGACTATAGGATTGAAGAAGTGAAAAAGCGTCTTGTTGATCCTATCTACCATCATCATACTATTATCTCTATTGCTTGGGATTGTGGATTTAATTCTAAATCGGCTTTTAATCGCATCTTTAAAACCAATACTGGTATGACACCGTCGGCATTTCGTAGAAAATACTCTGTATTGTAA
- a CDS encoding glycosyltransferase family 4 protein: MSQKSEQRVIVCNTYSKPFIGGIESSLFYISNSLIEDGEDVIILASDRTPSGVRAESGMEEGVWVERFVHPNRIWLLFEPLILVFTFWRYLKKKKWHKETRVICRSHLMVMSFLLYGMKNIVYVVPSIVERSDTHVSHVLTGLDRFKDLIIRHIVVRQHIFIQNRVLKKSPFLMVLSRLMQNEVASIVSRDDISMCPPGVDHSRFFPSKTVRQDIRKRLGIEKRFVYLCVGRVVSIKCFPDILHALNLMSPCIREKISVLIVGDGLEYNDLKRMVRQFKLDGCVHLLGASQRPEDYYKAADCFLMTSICEPFGQTITESLASGIPVIAYKGEGVVTASEDILEDGYNGFFCTRDTMSLKETMLSVQDMSKAAFQEVKQHCVASSYSYSWAHFAKACLDLVSKG; this comes from the coding sequence ATGTCACAGAAATCAGAACAGCGTGTTATCGTTTGTAATACTTATTCAAAGCCATTTATTGGGGGGATTGAGAGTTCTCTTTTTTATATCTCAAATTCATTAATAGAAGATGGAGAGGATGTGATTATTCTAGCCTCCGATAGAACACCTTCTGGTGTACGTGCAGAAAGTGGTATGGAAGAGGGGGTTTGGGTAGAGCGTTTTGTTCATCCTAATCGTATTTGGTTATTATTCGAACCTTTGATTCTTGTTTTTACATTTTGGCGTTATCTTAAAAAAAAGAAGTGGCACAAAGAGACCCGAGTGATATGCCGTAGTCATCTTATGGTAATGTCTTTTCTACTATACGGAATGAAGAATATTGTTTATGTTGTTCCTAGTATTGTGGAAAGATCAGATACCCATGTTAGTCATGTTTTGACAGGATTAGATCGATTTAAAGATCTTATAATACGTCATATTGTGGTTCGTCAGCATATTTTCATACAAAATAGAGTGTTAAAAAAATCTCCTTTTTTGATGGTATTAAGTCGACTAATGCAAAATGAGGTTGCATCCATTGTTTCAAGAGATGATATTAGTATGTGTCCTCCTGGAGTTGATCACAGTCGTTTTTTTCCTTCCAAGACAGTTCGTCAAGATATTCGAAAGCGGCTTGGAATAGAAAAACGTTTTGTGTATTTATGTGTTGGGAGAGTTGTTTCGATAAAATGTTTTCCAGATATCTTGCATGCCTTAAATTTAATGTCCCCTTGTATTCGAGAAAAAATATCTGTTTTAATTGTAGGAGATGGTTTGGAGTATAATGACCTTAAAAGAATGGTGAGGCAATTTAAATTAGATGGTTGTGTCCATCTACTAGGTGCAAGTCAAAGACCAGAAGATTACTATAAAGCTGCCGATTGTTTCTTAATGACATCTATTTGTGAACCCTTTGGTCAGACTATTACGGAGTCTTTGGCTTCTGGAATACCAGTTATTGCTTATAAAGGGGAGGGAGTTGTTACTGCTTCTGAAGATATATTAGAAGATGGGTATAATGGGTTCTTTTGTACCCGAGATACTATGTCATTGAAAGAGACCATGCTTTCGGTTCAAGATATGTCTAAAGCCGCTTTTCAAGAGGTTAAACAGCATTGTGTGGCTTCAAGTTACTCTTATTCGTGGGCACATTTCGCTAAAGCTTGTTTAGACCTTGTTTCGAAAGGTTGA
- a CDS encoding IS66 family transposase: MNISSFFFVKSPNLGLSLHIEHYIPLNRISTLVEELTSYKIGDRTSDNILKHAEKVFTPLYESLRQSIEDANIVGSDETGCKIDGSKGWMWVWQNYELTFITAHRSRGYKVVVENFKDGFTNATLVSDCYASQLKTPAKHYQLCLAHLQRELIYIKEQTTNNWAQDILDLFTASMKLKRESEESDFPLDKNASFKTRLIELLKIETYDNQLDEIRTLRKRLMKKIDSVFTFLNHYEVPFDNNASERAMRNIKVKQNVSKGYRTEEGAQRYAMLRSITDTLKKQGKSVLNMIAYWLSCNNVAVSWE; this comes from the coding sequence ATAAATATTTCTTCGTTTTTTTTTGTTAAGTCGCCAAATCTAGGTCTTAGTCTGCATATAGAGCACTATATCCCTTTAAATCGTATTAGTACGCTAGTAGAAGAGCTGACTTCATATAAAATAGGAGATAGAACTAGTGACAATATTTTAAAACATGCAGAAAAGGTATTCACTCCTCTATATGAATCACTACGTCAATCTATTGAAGATGCCAATATAGTTGGATCTGATGAAACAGGTTGTAAAATAGATGGCAGTAAAGGATGGATGTGGGTTTGGCAAAATTATGAACTAACTTTTATTACAGCTCACAGATCTAGAGGTTATAAAGTTGTGGTAGAAAATTTCAAAGATGGATTTACTAACGCTACTTTAGTAAGTGACTGTTATGCTTCACAACTGAAAACTCCAGCCAAACATTATCAGCTATGCTTAGCACATTTACAGCGTGAATTGATCTATATCAAAGAACAGACCACCAACAACTGGGCACAAGATATTTTAGACCTTTTTACTGCATCGATGAAATTAAAACGGGAATCTGAAGAGAGCGATTTCCCTCTAGACAAAAATGCTTCATTTAAAACCAGATTAATAGAACTCCTGAAGATCGAGACCTACGATAATCAACTCGATGAAATCAGAACATTACGGAAACGATTAATGAAAAAAATAGATAGTGTATTTACTTTCTTAAATCATTATGAAGTCCCGTTTGATAATAATGCTTCGGAAAGAGCAATGCGTAATATCAAGGTAAAACAGAATGTGTCTAAGGGATATCGAACAGAAGAAGGGGCGCAGAGGTATGCCATGTTGCGATCTATAACCGACACATTAAAGAAACAAGGAAAGAGTGTTCTAAACATGATCGCATATTGGCTATCATGCAATAATGTTGCTGTAAGCTGGGAATAG
- a CDS encoding polysaccharide biosynthesis protein has product MKKRLTEYWMHRFLPKSVVLGMDMIVVAITFVFTYFLRFNLEWLNVDVSTMYMQTGLVSLVYLIFFLGFKPFSGVIRHTTFHDGLLIVKANLSATIFMLLVSMGGRSFDGMRSFTIPYSVIIVQLFLVTFLLIALRVAIKVVYHRMMAPAQGVPVAIFGAGSLGMTTMEVLRRNKRPNYRVVAFMDDLSSLKGKAIDGVKVVGGVDAIGRLVALGCQELIISVHPKNLAPGLKNKLANRALELGIKVKEAPDSEEWIEGSFGAHQIREVKVEDLLERSLIDIHMDRIAEGLAGSVVMVTGAAGSIGSEIVRQIISFEPKLLLLVDQAESALYDLQNEIKERDYKGSYHAIVTDVSNRHRMTHFFDKYRPTHVFHAAAYKHVPLMEEQPYEAVRVNIGSCKTVADLSIKYGVSKFVMVSTDKAVNPTNVMGASKRICEMYVQGLASQEGIRTQFVTTRFGNVLGSNGSVVPLFQRQIRLGGPVCVTHKEITRYFMTIPEACRLVLEAGFMGQGGEIYLFDMGSPVKIYELAKKMIRLHGLVPYEDIDIKVVGLRPGEKLYEELLANKENTQPTHHEKIMIAKVRSVVFKEVQKAVESLLYSIDEEGEDILVAQMKALVPEFVSNNSVYAKLDPPKQQVKVE; this is encoded by the coding sequence ATGAAAAAGAGACTTACAGAGTACTGGATGCATCGCTTTCTACCTAAAAGTGTGGTGCTCGGTATGGATATGATAGTGGTGGCAATCACTTTTGTTTTTACATATTTTTTACGTTTTAATCTCGAGTGGTTAAACGTGGATGTGTCTACAATGTATATGCAAACCGGTTTGGTTTCCCTTGTTTATCTGATTTTTTTCTTGGGTTTTAAACCATTCTCTGGTGTAATACGTCATACTACTTTTCATGATGGACTATTGATTGTTAAAGCCAATCTCTCTGCGACAATTTTTATGCTACTAGTTTCTATGGGAGGAAGATCTTTCGATGGAATGAGATCATTTACTATCCCATATTCGGTTATTATTGTACAACTTTTTTTGGTGACTTTCTTATTGATCGCTTTGCGTGTTGCTATTAAAGTGGTATATCACCGAATGATGGCACCAGCCCAAGGGGTACCTGTGGCTATTTTTGGTGCCGGAAGTTTAGGGATGACCACCATGGAGGTGCTTCGAAGGAATAAAAGACCTAATTATCGAGTGGTCGCTTTTATGGATGATTTATCGTCTCTAAAAGGAAAAGCCATTGATGGCGTAAAAGTCGTTGGAGGTGTGGATGCAATTGGTCGACTGGTTGCTTTGGGTTGTCAAGAGTTGATTATCTCAGTACATCCCAAGAACTTGGCTCCTGGACTTAAGAATAAGCTTGCCAATAGGGCATTAGAATTAGGTATTAAGGTGAAGGAGGCTCCCGATTCGGAAGAGTGGATTGAAGGCTCTTTTGGTGCCCATCAAATTCGAGAAGTAAAGGTGGAGGATTTATTAGAACGCTCTCTGATAGATATACATATGGATCGAATTGCCGAAGGGTTGGCAGGATCAGTGGTTATGGTTACCGGTGCTGCAGGTTCTATAGGCTCTGAAATTGTAAGGCAAATTATCTCTTTCGAACCGAAACTTTTGTTATTGGTTGATCAAGCAGAGTCGGCGCTGTATGATTTGCAAAATGAGATCAAAGAGCGTGACTATAAAGGGAGCTATCATGCGATTGTTACGGATGTTTCCAATCGCCATCGTATGACCCATTTCTTTGATAAATATAGACCAACGCATGTTTTTCATGCCGCTGCTTACAAGCATGTGCCATTGATGGAGGAGCAACCATATGAGGCAGTACGTGTAAATATAGGAAGTTGCAAAACAGTGGCTGATCTATCTATTAAATATGGTGTGTCCAAGTTTGTGATGGTATCTACCGATAAAGCAGTGAACCCAACCAATGTGATGGGGGCATCGAAGCGAATTTGTGAGATGTATGTGCAAGGTTTGGCTTCGCAAGAGGGGATAAGAACACAGTTTGTGACCACACGTTTTGGTAATGTGTTGGGATCGAATGGTTCTGTGGTACCTCTATTTCAACGACAGATACGTTTGGGCGGACCTGTATGTGTGACACATAAGGAGATTACTCGTTATTTTATGACAATACCAGAGGCTTGTCGTCTGGTGTTGGAAGCTGGTTTTATGGGCCAAGGGGGGGAGATATATCTCTTTGATATGGGATCTCCTGTGAAAATTTATGAGTTAGCAAAGAAGATGATCCGACTTCATGGTTTGGTGCCATATGAAGATATAGATATAAAAGTAGTGGGGCTGCGTCCCGGTGAAAAACTTTATGAAGAGTTATTGGCTAATAAAGAGAACACCCAACCGACGCATCATGAGAAAATTATGATTGCGAAAGTAAGGTCGGTTGTCTTTAAAGAAGTGCAGAAAGCGGTTGAGTCGTTACTGTATAGTATTGATGAAGAGGGGGAGGATATATTGGTGGCTCAAATGAAAGCCCTGGTCCCTGAGTTTGTCTCTAATAACTCTGTATATGCAAAATTGGATCCACCGAAGCAGCAGGTAAAAGTTGAATAA